Genomic segment of Nocardiopsis mwathae:
GGGCGGTCCTGCGGGTTGGTCGCGACCTTGGAGATGGCTTCGACGATGTCGGTGCCCTCGACGACCTCACCGAAGATGGTGTGCTTATTGTTCAGCCAGTCGGGCGTGCCGACGGTGATGAAGAACTGCGAGCCGTTGGTGTTGGGGCCGGCGTTGGCCATCGCCAGCAGGTACGGGCGGTCGAACTTCAGACCGGAGTCGAACTCGTCCTTGAACTTGTAGCCGGGGCCGCCGCGGCCGTTACCCAGCGGGTCGCCGCCCTGGAGCATGAACTTGTCGATGACCCGGTGGAAGATCGTGCCGTCGTAGAGCTTGGCGGTGGAGGGCTGGCCCGTGGTGGGGTCGATCCACTGCTTCGTGCCCTCGGCAAGGCCGACGAAGTTCGCGACCGTCTCCGGGGACTCCTCGGCGAAGAGCCGGACGACGATCGTTCCCTTGGTGGTGTTCAGCCGAGCATGGATTCGGCCGTTGACTTCGGACACCTGGGTGCCTTTCCGTTGCGATTACGTGCGGTCCCACGTTACCCGCCGTCGTCAGGGGACGGCCGCTCCCCCGGACCATCGGGCAGCCTGAGCGGACCCGTCCGATCGGGGCTCAACAGGGCCAGGCGAGCGAATGCGGGTGACCGTCGCGTCGCGTGTCGAACCGTCGATTCGTGGACGGAGTGGACGTATGTTGAGATACCAGGGGAGATAACACAGGGATAACGGCTGCGCCCGAGCCGTACGACCAGGTCCGAATAGCCGAACATACGCATAAGGACCGGCACGAACGGGCAGGGGGCTACCCACATCCGTCATCGCATGGGAGGTCATTGTGCGCAAGAAGCTCAAGCGTCGCGCGGGCAACGCCGAGGCCGAGGCGGCTCTCGCCCGCCTGCAGGAAGTCGCGCGCGAGCAGGCCGAACGTCTCGGACCCTACGCAGGCCAGGCCAAGGAGAGCGCCGCCCAGGGGCTGCTGCAGGCCCGCGGCTGGACGGCACCGCGCCTGGAGACCGCCGCGCACCGTGTCGAGGACACCGTCGCACCGCGCGTCGCCGACCTGCTCACCGCGGCGGCGGCCCGCGTGGAGCCCAACCGGGCGCGCCGCCGCATGATCACCGCTCGCAAGAACGGGCGCCGGATCCCACGCGTCGTCGTCTTCGCCGGGGTGGCCGCCATGGGTGCGGCGGTGCTGTACGGGGTGCTCAAGCTGCGCCAGGCGTCGCAGGACGCGGAGTGGCAGGAAAACCTCGACCAGGCCCGCGAGCAGGTGCGCGAGACGCGCGACAAGCTCGTCGGCAAGGCGGAGGAGGCCAAGGAGAAGGTGTCCAAGGCCGCGTCGGATCTCAGGGACGAAGCCGGGGACAAGGCGGAGGAAGCCCGTGAGAAGGCGTCCAAGACCGCCTCTCAGGCCAGGAAGAAGGTCGAGGAGGCCGGGGACACGGCCGCCAAGACGGCCACGGAGGTGAAGGAGAAGGCCGAGGAGAAGGCGGAGGAAGCCGCCCAGGAGCTCAACGGCCGCGTCAAGAAGTGACGGCACCCACCGGTCCGGCGATCGGCGCCACCGCGCCGGTGGCGGGGCCGGTGGCGGCGGGGGCCGTCGCCGCGGGGACGGCGGCCGCGGCGACGGTCAATCCTTGACGGCCCGCCAGGTGAAGGGGTACTTCCAGCGCCCGCCGACCAGGGCGACGAGTCCGGCGATCGCCGGCATGAAGACCCACCCGATCATCATGAGCACCCACAGGATGGCGGGGATGACCAGCCACGCCAGGCCGATCATCACGATCGACGCGATCAGAACGGTGAGCTGGTAGTTGAGCGCCTCATAGGCGTGCCTCCGCACATAGGGGGAGGTGCGCCCGCTGGCGAGCACGACGATCAGCGGACCCAGCGCGCTCAGGAAGTACCCGGAGACGTGACCGCCGGCGGCCAGCAGCCGTTCCGAGCCGTTCGGCGGCGCTTCGGGCTGCCCGGGCTGCGCCGGGGGCACGGCGGAGGCGTGTGGCGCCGGGGACTGGTGCGCGTTGCGCGGGACGATGTCGTTGAACAGCGGTTCGAGGTCGGCCGGGAACTTGGCCTTCATCGCGAGCCCGAGCCGCTCCTCGAACTCCTCGTCGTCCAGGCGCCCGTCGGCGTAGGCCTCTTTCAGCGTCTCGGCTGCGGCGTCACGCTCGGCATGCGTCAGGCGGATGGCCGGCTGGGCGGGATCCCACCTGCGATCGGGCACCCTCCCGTCGCGGCCGCCGTGACCCGGTGAGGACATCGGTTCATGCACTGCCACACTCACTCCTCACAGACCACCGGATACCGCGCCCAAGGCCCGGCGGGACAAAGTCCTCCCACACTCAATGCTCCCCTCCATAATGCGCCCGGCCCGCCGGCCAGACCATGGGGGATAGCCCTGAGAAGACCCTGGTTCACCTGAGGACCAGTGCCGACGATAGTCGGATGCGCACCCACAACCATGTGGAGGGGAGTCCGGATGTGCTCGATGAAGCCAATACCTCGGGTGTCTAGCCTCCAGAACCAAGCAACAACCTGCACGTGAGGCGGAGATCCAGATCCGTCAAGAGGACGTCACAGACTCAGCATGCGCAATGGCCCGGTGCGGGTGATTTCGACGATCCGTTCGGCGGTGAGCCCTGCCTCGGTGAAGCAGCGCTGCGTCCAGTCCATCCAGGG
This window contains:
- a CDS encoding peptidylprolyl isomerase; the encoded protein is MSEVNGRIHARLNTTKGTIVVRLFAEESPETVANFVGLAEGTKQWIDPTTGQPSTAKLYDGTIFHRVIDKFMLQGGDPLGNGRGGPGYKFKDEFDSGLKFDRPYLLAMANAGPNTNGSQFFITVGTPDWLNNKHTIFGEVVEGTDIVEAISKVATNPQDRPLEDVTITSVEIERG
- a CDS encoding YtxH domain-containing protein codes for the protein MRKKLKRRAGNAEAEAALARLQEVAREQAERLGPYAGQAKESAAQGLLQARGWTAPRLETAAHRVEDTVAPRVADLLTAAAARVEPNRARRRMITARKNGRRIPRVVVFAGVAAMGAAVLYGVLKLRQASQDAEWQENLDQAREQVRETRDKLVGKAEEAKEKVSKAASDLRDEAGDKAEEAREKASKTASQARKKVEEAGDTAAKTATEVKEKAEEKAEEAAQELNGRVKK
- a CDS encoding DUF1707 and DUF4870 domain-containing protein codes for the protein MAVHEPMSSPGHGGRDGRVPDRRWDPAQPAIRLTHAERDAAAETLKEAYADGRLDDEEFEERLGLAMKAKFPADLEPLFNDIVPRNAHQSPAPHASAVPPAQPGQPEAPPNGSERLLAAGGHVSGYFLSALGPLIVVLASGRTSPYVRRHAYEALNYQLTVLIASIVMIGLAWLVIPAILWVLMMIGWVFMPAIAGLVALVGGRWKYPFTWRAVKD